One stretch of Streptomyces sp. A2-16 DNA includes these proteins:
- a CDS encoding catalase produces the protein MTDVSGTGPAPADDRKVLTNRQGHPVHDNQNQRTVGARGPATLENYQFLEKISHFDRERIPERVVHARGVTAYGYFESYGTWGDEPISRYTRAKLFQERGKRTDLAVRFSTVIGGRDSSEAARDPRGFAVKFYTEDGNWDLVGNNLGVFFIRDAIKFPDVIHALKPDPVTFEQQPRRIFDFMSQTPESMHMLVNLFSPRGIPADYRHMQGFGVNTYKWVDADGGTKLVKYHWMPKAGVRSMTEEDAANVQADSLGHATKDLYEAVARGDHPEWELLVQMMDDHDHPELDFDPLDDTKTWPEQEFPPKPVGRMVLDRMPQNFFAENEQISFGTGVLVDGLDFSDDKMLVGRTFSYSDTQRHRVGPNYLQLPVNQAKNAEVRTNQRDGQMAYHVDGGGENPIVNYEPSITGGLREAQHPTHDEQGPEIHGRLTRKRIPRTNDYLQAGQRYLLLEEWERDDLVKNLTGLLAQCDRPVQERMVWHFLLVENDLGLRVGEGLGIGPEDVAALEPLVGQDLTEEDRRRLSDLGKNPPRDVEGLTMTHCVPDQRHVVTR, from the coding sequence ATGACGGACGTGTCCGGTACCGGTCCCGCTCCGGCGGACGACCGGAAGGTGCTCACCAACCGCCAGGGCCACCCGGTCCACGACAACCAGAACCAGCGCACGGTCGGCGCCCGCGGGCCCGCCACGCTGGAGAACTACCAGTTCCTGGAGAAGATCAGCCACTTCGACCGGGAACGCATCCCCGAGCGTGTCGTGCACGCTCGCGGGGTGACCGCCTACGGGTACTTCGAGTCCTACGGCACCTGGGGCGACGAACCGATCAGCCGGTACACCCGGGCGAAGCTGTTCCAGGAGCGCGGCAAGCGCACCGACCTGGCCGTCCGCTTCTCCACCGTCATCGGCGGGCGCGACTCCTCCGAGGCCGCCCGCGACCCCCGCGGCTTCGCCGTGAAGTTCTACACCGAGGACGGCAACTGGGACCTGGTCGGGAACAACCTGGGCGTCTTCTTCATCCGGGACGCGATCAAGTTCCCGGACGTCATCCACGCCCTCAAACCCGACCCGGTCACCTTCGAGCAGCAGCCCCGCCGCATCTTCGACTTCATGTCGCAGACACCGGAGTCGATGCACATGCTGGTCAACCTGTTCAGCCCGCGTGGGATCCCCGCGGACTACCGCCACATGCAGGGCTTCGGCGTCAACACCTACAAGTGGGTCGACGCCGACGGCGGGACCAAGCTCGTCAAGTACCACTGGATGCCCAAGGCGGGCGTCCGCTCGATGACCGAGGAGGACGCCGCCAACGTGCAGGCCGACTCGCTCGGCCACGCCACCAAGGACCTGTACGAGGCGGTCGCCCGCGGGGACCACCCCGAGTGGGAACTCCTGGTCCAGATGATGGACGACCACGACCACCCCGAGCTGGACTTCGACCCGCTGGACGACACCAAGACCTGGCCGGAGCAGGAGTTCCCGCCGAAGCCGGTGGGCCGGATGGTGCTGGACCGGATGCCGCAGAACTTCTTCGCCGAGAACGAGCAGATCTCCTTCGGCACCGGTGTCCTCGTCGACGGACTGGACTTCTCCGACGACAAGATGCTGGTGGGCCGGACCTTCTCCTACAGCGACACCCAGCGCCACCGGGTCGGCCCGAACTACCTCCAACTCCCCGTCAACCAGGCCAAGAACGCCGAGGTGCGGACCAACCAGCGCGACGGCCAGATGGCTTACCACGTGGACGGCGGGGGCGAGAACCCGATCGTCAACTACGAGCCGTCCATCACCGGCGGTCTGCGCGAGGCGCAGCACCCGACGCACGACGAGCAGGGCCCGGAGATCCACGGCCGGCTCACGCGCAAGCGCATCCCCCGCACCAACGACTACCTGCAGGCGGGGCAGCGGTATCTGCTGCTGGAGGAGTGGGAGCGCGACGACCTGGTGAAGAACCTCACCGGTCTGCTCGCCCAGTGCGACCGCCCCGTGCAGGAACGCATGGTGTGGCACTTCCTGCTGGTCGAGAACGACCTCGGCCTGCGGGTCGGCGAAGGTCTCGGCATCGGCCCGGAGGACGTGGCCGCACTGGAGCCGCTGGTCGGCCAGGACCTCACCGAAGAGGACCGTCGACGGTTGTCGGACCTCGGCAAGAACCCGCCGCGCGACGTCGAGGGACTGACCATGACCCACTGCGTGCCGGACCAGCGGCACGTCGTGACCCGTTGA
- a CDS encoding DUF5133 domain-containing protein, producing MLMAHPALLTDLIERYEALHVLHAEEGSVGARQRLEDVSYTLCIATGTRDIESALAAARRQLSGTRPEDDALVAGA from the coding sequence ATGCTCATGGCCCACCCCGCACTTCTCACCGACCTGATCGAGCGCTACGAGGCGCTGCACGTGCTGCACGCGGAGGAGGGCAGCGTCGGAGCACGTCAGCGTCTCGAGGACGTGTCGTACACCCTGTGCATCGCCACGGGCACCCGGGACATCGAGTCCGCGCTGGCCGCGGCACGCCGTCAGCTGTCCGGCACTCGCCCCGAGGACGACGCACTGGTGGCGGGCGCGTGA
- a CDS encoding DUF4097 family beta strand repeat-containing protein, whose amino-acid sequence MPTRRLTRLMMVLALLPLAGACGGGHDEGTDGPRTGTLRPTDPGDPGDHVVIATDNGLRLRPADGDHVTVDDRVDEHWSRHGKVWTLDVSCAERTDGGGNCPRMPYVEIPDGVSVTVTARNAGVDAAGVAAALDLTTVNGDVTVTRSGRDDADLRLATRNGSVRATGVTAGRVHAQTTNGDVVVRCAAVPSGVGAATVNGSVDVTVPHDSPAYRVTASTDNGRTTVAVPARDADKDHTMTLTTVNGDVDARRD is encoded by the coding sequence ATGCCGACAAGGCGCCTTACGCGCCTGATGATGGTGCTGGCCCTGCTGCCCCTCGCCGGTGCGTGCGGCGGCGGTCACGACGAGGGAACCGACGGCCCGCGGACGGGAACACTCCGCCCGACGGACCCCGGTGACCCGGGTGACCACGTGGTGATCGCCACCGACAACGGCCTGCGTCTGCGCCCGGCCGACGGTGACCACGTCACCGTGGACGACCGCGTCGACGAGCACTGGTCCCGCCACGGCAAGGTGTGGACGCTCGACGTGTCGTGCGCCGAACGGACCGACGGCGGCGGGAACTGTCCCCGTATGCCGTACGTGGAGATCCCCGACGGCGTGAGCGTCACGGTGACCGCCCGCAACGCGGGCGTCGACGCGGCGGGCGTCGCCGCCGCCCTGGACCTGACGACCGTCAACGGGGACGTGACGGTGACCCGTTCCGGACGCGACGACGCCGACCTGCGGCTGGCCACCCGCAACGGCTCGGTGCGCGCGACGGGCGTGACGGCGGGCCGGGTGCACGCGCAGACCACCAACGGCGACGTGGTCGTCCGATGTGCCGCGGTGCCGTCGGGCGTCGGCGCCGCGACCGTCAACGGCTCCGTGGACGTCACCGTGCCCCACGACAGCCCGGCGTACCGGGTCACCGCGTCCACGGACAACGGCCGCACCACGGTGGCCGTCCCCGCGCGCGACGCGGACAAGGACCACACGATGACCCTGACCACGGTCAACGGTGACGTCGACGCCCGCCGGGACTGA
- a CDS encoding DUF475 domain-containing protein — protein MILKTFRWAFAVTALGLAAGVLYDGWAAFGIVAILAVLEISLSFDNAVVNAGILKKMNAFWQKIFLTIGVLIAVFGMRLVFPVVIVAITAKLNPYDAVQLAVTDKDRYQQLVTDAHPAIAAFGGMFLLMIFLDFIFEDRDIKWLGWLERPLAKLGKVDMLSVCIALIVLLITAFTFATHAHQHGGAHADKAQTVLISGIAGLITYMVVGGLSGYFEDKLEEEEEREAEAERSGGTGSPVKLAGQAAFFMFLYLEVLDASFSFDGVIGAFAITNDIVLMALGLGIGAMYVRSLTVYLVRQGTLDDYVYLEHGAHYAIGALAVILMITIQYQINEIITGLVGVILIGWSFWSSVRRNKALAATEGAKETDSVPVP, from the coding sequence GTGATTCTGAAGACCTTTCGCTGGGCGTTCGCGGTCACCGCGCTCGGCCTGGCCGCAGGAGTGCTCTACGACGGCTGGGCCGCGTTCGGCATCGTGGCGATCCTGGCCGTGCTGGAGATCTCCCTGTCGTTCGACAACGCTGTGGTCAACGCCGGAATCCTGAAGAAGATGAACGCCTTCTGGCAGAAGATCTTCCTCACGATCGGCGTCCTGATCGCCGTCTTCGGCATGCGGCTGGTCTTCCCGGTCGTCATCGTCGCGATCACCGCGAAACTCAATCCGTACGACGCGGTGCAGCTGGCCGTGACGGACAAGGACCGCTACCAGCAGCTGGTGACCGACGCGCACCCGGCGATCGCCGCGTTCGGTGGCATGTTCCTGCTGATGATCTTCCTGGACTTCATCTTCGAGGACCGGGACATCAAGTGGCTGGGCTGGCTGGAGCGGCCGCTGGCCAAGCTCGGCAAGGTCGACATGCTGTCGGTCTGCATCGCGCTGATCGTCCTGTTGATCACCGCCTTCACCTTCGCCACCCATGCCCACCAGCACGGCGGCGCGCACGCCGACAAGGCGCAGACCGTCCTGATCTCCGGCATCGCGGGCCTGATCACCTACATGGTCGTCGGCGGTCTCTCCGGCTACTTCGAGGACAAGCTCGAAGAGGAGGAGGAACGCGAGGCGGAAGCGGAACGCTCCGGCGGAACCGGTTCACCGGTCAAACTGGCGGGCCAGGCCGCGTTCTTCATGTTCCTCTACCTCGAGGTCCTCGACGCCTCCTTCTCCTTCGACGGCGTGATCGGCGCGTTCGCCATCACCAACGACATCGTCCTGATGGCGCTGGGCCTCGGCATCGGCGCGATGTACGTCCGTTCGCTGACCGTGTACCTGGTCCGCCAGGGCACCCTCGACGACTACGTCTACCTGGAGCACGGCGCCCACTACGCGATCGGCGCCCTCGCCGTGATCCTCATGATCACCATCCAGTACCAGATCAACGAGATCATCACCGGCCTCGTCGGGGTGATCCTGATCGGCTGGTCCTTCTGGTCCTCCGTGCGCCGCAACAAGGCGCTCGCGGCGACCGAGGGCGCCAAGGAGACGGACTCGGTCCCGGTACCGTAG